From the genome of Hypanus sabinus isolate sHypSab1 chromosome 29, sHypSab1.hap1, whole genome shotgun sequence:
gtcttacaatcaaccctgccaaatgccagttcggacttgataccattgacttcctgggccacaggattactaaagacggggcaacccctctgcccgctaaggtagatgcggtccgccacttcccccgacccaccacgatcaaaggccttcaggaattcgtaggtatggtcaatttctaccgccgcttcctcccttcagctgcccggatcatgcgccccctgttcgccctgatgtcgggtccgagcaagaacattacctgggacgaggagtccgccgccgctttcgttcaaacgaaggaagctttggctgacgccgcaatgctagtacatcccagaatggacacccctaccgccctcacagtggacgcatcaaacacggcagtcggtggggtgctggagcaactcatcgcaggtcgctggcaaacCCTGGCGTtttgcggccacccgagctcaagtacagtgcttttgaccgggaactgttggcgctctacctggcaatccggcatttcaggtacttcctagaaggccggcccttcaccgcgttcacggaccacaaaccgcttacctttgcgtttacaaaagcatccgacccctggtcatcccgccagcaacgccacctgtcctacatctctgaatacacaacggatgtccggcacgtctcgggtaaggacaatgtcgtggcggatgcgctctctcgccctaccgttcatgccctttcccaaggggtagactttgaggcactggcagaggcacagcaggtagatgaggagattccgagttacaggactgcagtctctggtttgcagctccaggacttccccctgggcccgggtgagaggaccctactctgtgacgtcgccaccggccggccccgtccggtcgtccccgcagcctggcggcgacgtgttttcgactccattcataacttggcgcatccctccatccggacaactgtccggatggtttccagcaggttcgtttggcacggactccgcaaacaggtcagtgaatgggccagaacgtgcatgcactgccagacggccaaggtgcagcggcacaccaaagccccaccgcagcagttccatcccgcccaccggcgtttcgaccacattcatgtggatatcgtgggccccctgccagtgtcacgcggagcgcgttacctcctgactatcgtggaccggttcacaagatggccagaggcggtcccgctcaccgacaccacctccgaatcttgcgcccgagccctgctcgccacctggatatcccgctttggtgtaccagcccacattacctccgacagaggcgcccagttcacctccagcctgtggtcagctatggccagccttttggggactcagctgcaccacaccactgcctaccacccacagtcgaacgggctagtggagcgtttccaccgtcacctgaagtcggccctcatggcccgcctgcgaggagccaactgggcggacgagcttccctgggtcctactcggcattcgcacagcgcccaaggacgacctgcacgcctcgtcggccgagttggtatacggcgcgcccctggtcgtccccggggagttcctaccagccccaagggggcaagaggaagctcccgcagcagtcctgggcagacttcgcgagaagctcggtaacctggcccccatacccacttcacagcatgggcggcacccgacctgcgtacccaaagacctacggaactgtaagtttgtgtttgtacgaaggggcgggcatcggccgccgctgcagcggccatacgaggggccgtttacggtgctccggaacaacgggtccacgttcgtgctggacgttggggggaaggaggaggttttcacggtggaccgcctcaagccggcccatgtggacctggcgcaaccggccgagtttccggcgcctcggcgcagaggccgacctcccaagcagattctggcccaggctgtggacattggggggtgtatcgccggttctgggggggggggttatgtggcggctcatttcctagcgtatgcgaaccgactcacaattagatagcctacgggggtttgcgagcacagagctttggagcttcttcgccatggggggccggttgacagaggcttaaaagtgaggctgaagttttcgaataaagtttttccttcgactgcagttaccgactccgtgtcgtaattttagcgctgcttgtagcacaccgctacatgccGAGCATGTActttctttagaaattacctcgggttactcAGCCCCTCTTTTttcttaagctccatgtacctatccaggagtctcttaaaagaccctatcgtatccgcctccaccacctttgctggcagcccattccacgcactcaccactctgcgtaaaaaacacttaccctgacacctcctctgtacctacctccaagcatcttaaaattgtgcccttaAATTTGATGGTACATCAACTAGAACTCGAATGATTAGTTTCACGTTTACCGAGGCCCGGTGAAAAACTTCTCTTGCATGCTGTTCTTACAGGTTAATTTGTTACACGGTGAAGTAGTAGAAGGTAAAACAAAGCAGGATGTAGTACAGAGAACGTGCATTGCAAGTCGACAGTAGTCTGCTTAGTTATAACAGGGCAATAGAAGCTGCCTTGTGCCTGGTATAcatgctttaaggcttttgtatctattGCCCAATGTCTTCGAGAggtagtgcctcagaaaggcagcaccttcaccatccagaacatggccccttctcattgctaccatcaggagggaggtacaggaccctgaaggctcacactcaacgattagcaacagctccttcccctctgccatccgatttcttaAGTCTGTGAGCGTTACCCCATTACCCAACGTGAATTAGGGGAATGCTTTGTCAAGCAGCTCTGCTCCATCCAGCAAAAGCCAAATTTCCCGGTGGGTGGCAAACTGTTTTAACCCCTTTCCTCGGTTCTGTTCCAACAACTAGATTAATGGCCTTCACTTTAgccacaatgaggctactctcaggacAGAGGAGCCACACCTCATTTCTGtctaggcagcctccaacctgatttctCCTTTGGGTAATTCTTCgctcccccttcccactctggccacttacctcttctcctagtgcccctccttcttccctttctcctatggtccactctcctctgcttTCAGATTCCGTCCTCTCTAACCCACCTGGCTttgcctatcactttccagcttgccctcctcccccaccctgccTTCATAATCTCTcctcttccagtcctgaagaagggtctcagtccaaaacgtcgactgtttattcacttccacagatgctacccgacctgctgagaacctccagaatcttgtgtgtcttgctttggatttccagcatctggagaatcgcttgtgtttactacctcattatttatatatttatttgtgtAATTTTTATATTTTGCACTGTGCCGCTGCCTCAAAACACATTCCACGGCATATATTTCAGTGTTGATGGCATTAATTCGGATTTACACTACCTGTGCTGAACTCGTGTGTGTTGGCTCCGGGAGATGAGTGGCTGTTGTGGTGTTGGGCTGATttacatggataaggtggatggttgtgggtcgtcaggatcatcaaggacagcaaggggtgaaggaaggcTCACAGAACTGCCAGCAGTAGGAGATGACACCGGTCTGAAGAGAgcggtgagggttgtttgcttggcggCATTTTGTTTGGCTAACTCAGCCATCATAGTCCGCAACTGCGAAGGGCAGCGTTCAGGAGCTTCGTGGTCAGCACGGTGAGGCCTGCTCACCGCTAAGTTGTGAAGCCTGTGACAATTAACAAGCTTAGAAAACCACCCCTACTTGCATTAAAGCTAACAATATCACTGAACAAAGCCGACCATAAATTTCACACGAAGATGATTGGAACTGAgtgttctttttttctttgtttcatgctcaatgtataaactcaacattttctccatttttgtcatAATCGGGTCACAATCTTAGAGACACTTGGCATGAATCAATCGctgcactttttattttctcagcatttttctcTATGCTTCTGATCGTGGACTCATCCAGGCCGAAGTAGcgccccagagctgtgttaccctcacctggttataatttccaactttttttcaagcgGTTCTCTGCCGCTTGGCTGGTGCCCAGGACGTGACACAGGATCTTGCAGCCCCCGGTCTCGCCACTCGCTGCAGAGTCCTCCGGCCGACAGGTGGCAGCGTTGCCGGCTGAGACGCGCATGCGCGGCGCCCTCGGCCTAGTGCAGGAGCGCGGCGGCGGTGGTGGCGGTGGTCAGATGGCGGCGGAGCTGAGTGTGGAGCGGCGGCTTGATGCCGGCGACGAAATCGAGGACGATGATGATGACGATGTGAGGAGCTGGGAGCTGGGGTGGggtgtccgtgtccatgtccaggGCCGGGCGGGAGTGTGGGCCGAGGCCTGGAGCTGGTTCCCGTTTCCCCCCGCCAGGCCCGGCCTTGTTACCGATCTCTACGGTGGTCCCTCGGCCCGGCTACCGGAGCCTTTCCCGCTCTCTGGAGCCAGCGGCCGGGCCCTGGTACCCAGGCCACGTTCCACGCCGGTCTAGATTAATCCTGGTTCTCCCGGACATCTCTTTTCCCGCGGCTCTCCAGGCTCCTCCCGTTGTAGATCCTAATCATCCCCCATTGGGATCCGGAAACTTTGGAGATTCCCCCACTTGAAGTTTGTCTTTGCATCTGGCTGGTTTCCTGCCAAAACTAACCCGGTGCTAAATCCTTAGTGCATTTTTTCCCTTAATTTAATACGTTTTGCGAGTGTGTGCTGTAGGGGGAGAGATTATTAAGATACAACGCGGAGTAGGCTCTTCAAGCCAAGCTACCCTCCAACCTACCTCTCTAattctggcctaatcacaggacaatttacaatgaccagttaacctagtaGCCGGCACGTTTTTGGACTATggaaggaaacctgagcacccggaagaaacctaCGTAGTCACAAGGAAAACATACAAACCCCTTTGCAGACAGCGGTTGGAATTAAACCCCGGTTCTAgtactgcaaagcattgtgctagccatAGTGGTACTGTTCTGCCCCAATTTTGGATTGAAGTATGTGTAAGTGGCATGAGGCTTTGATTTTGGGGTGCCCAGTTAACATTTGGATCATCATATTTGGTGAATAACCTAAATGAAGTGCTGTGGCCTGTGATCTCCCTGAGCACCTTAGCACTTTGGCCTGTGCTTCAACTGAACACATTGTGTTGCAAACTTAGCATTCCATTGTGCTGGCGATAAGGGTTTTAATTCTGCTTTATCATGCTATGCTTGCAGTTGGATGAGTCCCTTGCGGAACGACTGTGGGGTTTGACGGAGATGTTCCCTGAGGGAGTACGAAACGCCTCGGGGGTAGCCGCCAGCTGCTCGCTGACATTGGCCAAGAAGCTGTACAGGTGTGAAGCGGGCAGCACTGTGCGTTTGGAAATGGCGGTTGGTGCTGGAGGTACCAAGCAGCTCACAGAGACTGCAACAGTGTGGAAGGTGTTAAAGCTGGGGAATTACTGAAGTTTAATTAAAAGTGTGTTATCGTTCAGCTGCACTTATACCTCGAGAGTGATCCTGGACAAGTGGGAAGCGGTGGAAGGAGAACACTTCTAAGTGGTGGAACCTGGAATAATGGTCTATCTGCTGGGGGTGGGAACTtactgggtcaaacagcatctgtaggGAAAGGGGGGGGTACGAGGAACTGCTGCAAGTTTTGGGTTGAGGCCCAGCATCAAGCCTGAGagtgtagagcaggggttcccaacctggggtccaccgaCCCCTCAGTTAGTGGTGAAGGTTCATGGTAtgaaaaaaggttgggagccccttgCTGTGGAGAGAAGATGGTCAGTAAGAAGAGAGGAGGGTGGGTAGGTGAGACAGGGCCTGTGGGTGATAGTTGCACTGGCTGTCCCAGACTAGAGCAGAGCCTTGACCTGAAACGCAGACTGTTCCCAGCCCACCCTCACGGGTGCTGCCCCACCCACTGGATTCCTCCAGCACTCTCTTTTTATGGCCATAATTCAGTTTGATTTAGTGTTGGTGTGAAAAGGAGCCACACTGGAAATGCTTCGAATGGGGAAAGATCATTTATGCAGAGAGACAATTTAATAAAAGTACATTAGAGATTGCGACTTGAAGGTAGGTCAATACCGTAGGAGTGGAATGGATATTGCTTTCATGGAAGATAAATACTGTACATAGAatgagaatcagttttattatcaccagcatgtgttgtgaaatttgttaatttagcagtagccgttcaatgcaacacatgataatatagaaataaaGCAGTCAATTATAGTAAAGATACATGTGTATGTATATTAGATtgaaaatagattttaaaaagtgcaaaagcaaatagtaaatttttaaaagaaatttaaaaattcTGTGCCCatcaggtggcagaagggaagaagctgtttctgatttgctgagtgtgtgccttcaggctccataGAAGAGGAATATCAAGGATCAATTTAATTCACCACATACATTTACataaggaatttgctgtggtggtTGTGACTTGTAACAAAACAACAGCTATATTACACAACTATAAAtaataaagaattaaataaaaGTAAAGTTAGAGGTTATACTCCATTTTATGATACATTATAGGCCAAGTCATAaggcaggttcttgattagccagggcatcagaaggtatggggtgaaagcaggggagtggggatgactggaagaaccttgcactcaacgtttgtaagacc
Proteins encoded in this window:
- the tomm22 gene encoding mitochondrial import receptor subunit TOM22 homolog, producing MRGALGLVQERGGGGGGGQMAAELSVERRLDAGDEIEDDDDDDLDESLAERLWGLTEMFPEGVRNASGVAASCSLTLAKKLYSFTRSALWVGTTSFMILILPVVFETEKLQLEQQQIQQQRQILLGPNTGMSGGMPGMLPPPIPGKI